A genomic window from Fibrobacterota bacterium includes:
- a CDS encoding RNA polymerase sigma factor — protein MSHLSDFFAAEGAKLAAFVRRRLEDAAEMDAEDIVQDVFASLFERADPLAEIGNLSAYVYRSLRNRIIDRIRARKPMQSLETPMQQGLTLSEIIPHPDGSPLDLLEEQQRQVAFEIAFEELPLLDRQLIEAHEFEGRSFEEISKEWKMPMGTLLSRKSRAIQKLSRAMAEHSTKK, from the coding sequence ATGAGCCACTTGTCCGATTTCTTCGCCGCCGAGGGCGCCAAACTGGCCGCCTTCGTGCGGCGGCGATTGGAGGACGCCGCCGAAATGGATGCGGAAGACATTGTCCAAGATGTCTTCGCAAGCCTGTTCGAGCGGGCGGATCCCTTGGCCGAAATCGGGAACCTGTCCGCCTATGTCTACCGGAGCCTGCGAAACCGGATCATCGACCGGATCCGCGCCCGAAAACCCATGCAATCCCTGGAGACTCCCATGCAGCAAGGTCTGACCTTGTCTGAAATCATCCCCCATCCCGATGGTTCGCCATTGGACCTTCTCGAAGAGCAGCAGCGGCAAGTGGCTTTCGAGATCGCCTTCGAGGAGCTGCCCTTGCTGGATCGCCAGTTGATCGAGGCCCACGAGTTCGAGGGCCGGAGCTTCGAAGAAATCTCCAAGGAGTGGAAGATGCCGATGGGCACCCTCCTGTCCCGAAAATCCCGGGCCATCCAGAAGCTCTCCCGAGCGATGGCCGAGCACTCAACCAAAAAATGA
- a CDS encoding HAMP domain-containing histidine kinase → MSNLPHGSEDTYFAPAGRAHKSRLQTQIAACLESPIAKVVLESLTGYVMILNQQRQILAINEELEAALMAKGGEAPTGRRWGEVMGCIHAPEGPDGCGTSHACSCCGAALGILSSRLQDGKAETECRMAMRHEGIWEGREFHVTANMVTLEAGRFQVVVFQDVSDHKRRESMEKMFLHDLANTVLALDGWTSVLNKGVDESVAAGKILSITKRLSEFVNDQRLLLRAEAGDLEVFTKEMEVGELLESLAGILRSHPASRSREVELGFVEAASILVDPALLVRVLLNMGLNALEAIPVGKSIRLSFRSLDGSPVFSVWNPGVMPADVALQVFHRSFSTKAKSGRGLGTHSMKILGENYLKGKVGFRSSPEEGTTFFLALPPPA, encoded by the coding sequence ATGTCGAACCTCCCGCACGGTTCCGAGGATACCTACTTCGCGCCCGCAGGCCGAGCCCACAAGAGCCGTTTGCAAACGCAGATCGCCGCGTGCCTGGAAAGCCCGATCGCCAAGGTCGTGCTCGAATCGCTCACCGGCTACGTGATGATCCTCAACCAGCAGAGACAGATTCTGGCGATCAACGAGGAGCTGGAGGCCGCGTTGATGGCCAAAGGCGGCGAAGCTCCCACTGGCCGGCGATGGGGCGAAGTCATGGGCTGCATCCATGCTCCGGAAGGTCCGGACGGGTGCGGGACCTCGCATGCCTGCTCCTGCTGCGGCGCGGCGTTGGGGATTCTGTCCTCCCGACTCCAGGATGGCAAGGCGGAAACGGAATGCCGCATGGCCATGCGTCACGAGGGCATCTGGGAAGGGCGCGAGTTCCACGTGACCGCCAACATGGTGACGCTGGAGGCCGGCCGTTTCCAGGTGGTGGTCTTCCAGGACGTGAGCGACCACAAGCGGCGGGAGTCCATGGAAAAGATGTTCCTGCACGATCTGGCCAACACCGTGCTCGCGCTGGATGGCTGGACGAGCGTTCTGAACAAGGGCGTGGACGAATCCGTCGCCGCGGGGAAGATCCTTTCGATCACCAAGCGCTTATCGGAATTCGTCAACGACCAGCGGCTGCTTCTGCGCGCCGAGGCGGGGGACCTGGAAGTGTTCACCAAGGAAATGGAGGTCGGCGAGCTGCTGGAATCCTTGGCCGGCATCCTGCGGTCGCATCCGGCCTCCCGCAGCCGCGAGGTGGAGCTCGGTTTCGTCGAAGCCGCTTCGATTCTGGTGGATCCTGCGCTTTTGGTCCGGGTCCTGTTGAACATGGGCTTGAACGCGCTCGAGGCGATCCCCGTGGGAAAGAGCATCCGCTTGTCCTTCCGTTCGCTGGACGGAAGTCCGGTGTTCTCGGTCTGGAACCCCGGTGTCATGCCTGCCGACGTGGCGCTGCAGGTGTTCCATCGCTCCTTCAGCACCAAGGCCAAATCGGGCAGAGGCCTGGGCACCCATTCCATGAAGATCCTGGGCGAAAACTACCTGAAAGGCAAAGTGGGATTCCGCTCCTCGCCGGAGGAAGGCACCACCTTCTTCCTCGCCTTGCCACCGCCTGCCTGA
- a CDS encoding carboxypeptidase regulatory-like domain-containing protein, whose protein sequence is MKHTIAALCLLLPLLGCQHEPEPVAGGADDHGNAVSARILVVDSAGRPVAGANIVVRPSTWLSGLPLDSTSAEPNAVRMETDRNGLCQIPSLRLDRYVVRAGGLDQAGMAILDLKDADSLVLGIYATGAILGRLRGARNGTPIAMRGLEGQARSDSAGYFSLTGVPAGSIDLSTGTFDRGTAMEQIPVHSRMSSELEEIPFDSTGRNLFRPIVLLRSQPLPPVFQPGPGHSTQMLVLSIVAPLLGDGLEISVNGGGWTPSDGTLRLGANACVRARSVRFAALVSPESEACYTFGK, encoded by the coding sequence GTGAAGCACACCATCGCAGCGCTTTGCCTTCTCCTCCCCTTGCTGGGCTGCCAACACGAACCGGAACCCGTGGCAGGTGGCGCCGACGACCATGGCAACGCCGTGTCCGCACGCATCCTGGTGGTGGATTCGGCGGGAAGGCCCGTGGCGGGCGCCAACATCGTCGTGCGCCCGTCGACCTGGCTCTCCGGCCTCCCTTTGGACTCCACCAGCGCAGAACCGAACGCGGTCCGCATGGAAACCGACCGCAACGGCCTTTGCCAGATTCCGTCACTAAGACTCGATCGATACGTCGTCCGAGCGGGCGGATTGGACCAGGCTGGAATGGCTATTCTGGATCTGAAAGATGCCGACTCCCTGGTGTTGGGCATCTATGCGACCGGCGCGATCCTTGGACGCCTGCGAGGCGCCAGGAACGGGACACCCATCGCCATGCGAGGACTGGAAGGCCAAGCTCGCAGCGACTCCGCCGGCTATTTTTCCTTGACGGGAGTCCCGGCCGGCTCCATCGACCTCTCCACCGGAACCTTCGACCGTGGAACCGCGATGGAACAGATCCCCGTCCACTCCAGGATGTCTTCGGAATTGGAGGAGATCCCCTTCGATTCCACGGGACGGAATCTGTTTCGACCGATCGTCCTGCTTCGCTCGCAGCCTCTGCCTCCTGTGTTCCAGCCGGGTCCAGGGCATTCCACACAGATGTTGGTGCTTTCCATCGTGGCGCCCTTGTTGGGAGATGGCCTGGAAATCTCCGTCAATGGTGGTGGATGGACCCCTTCCGATGGCACTTTGCGCCTGGGTGCGAACGCTTGCGTACGCGCCCGTTCCGTTCGATTCGCCGCATTGGTTTCACCTGAATCCGAGGCTTGCTACACCTTCGGCAAGTAG
- a CDS encoding TIGR02147 family protein, with protein sequence MERIEAYTDYRQFLKDFYEDRKSRPRGFSYRQFCQKAGLTSPSLLKEVMDGKRNLTESTIAQFSQGLGLTEGDAAFFAALVRFNQSVDPGLKQQCLEQMRWLRRQITTAVVPMDRYDYYSKWYLPVLRELAPLRDWNDDWPALARRVRPRIRAKEAREGIELLLKLGFLRQDGSRWIQAEPVIGTGGEVDSLAVRAGNREYARMGAQSIDELPLAERDVSTLIVGLPNFARSLVKQEIREFKERLIRLAQDHPDSDDVFAVNVQFFPLSQPGEGS encoded by the coding sequence GTGGAACGAATCGAAGCGTACACAGATTACCGGCAATTTCTAAAGGACTTCTACGAAGACCGGAAATCCAGGCCGCGCGGGTTCAGCTACCGGCAGTTCTGCCAGAAAGCCGGCTTGACCTCGCCGTCCCTGCTGAAAGAGGTGATGGACGGCAAACGCAACCTCACGGAGTCCACCATCGCGCAGTTCTCCCAAGGTTTGGGGCTGACCGAAGGCGATGCCGCGTTTTTCGCCGCCCTGGTGCGATTCAATCAATCCGTCGATCCTGGCCTCAAGCAACAGTGCCTGGAACAAATGCGCTGGCTGCGGCGCCAGATCACCACTGCCGTGGTCCCCATGGATCGTTACGACTACTACTCCAAGTGGTATTTGCCCGTGCTACGCGAACTCGCCCCGTTGCGGGACTGGAACGACGATTGGCCCGCCTTGGCACGACGGGTGCGGCCTCGGATCCGTGCCAAGGAGGCGCGCGAAGGGATCGAGCTCCTCCTGAAGCTTGGATTCCTCCGCCAGGACGGCTCTCGCTGGATCCAGGCAGAGCCCGTGATCGGCACCGGGGGCGAAGTGGATTCCCTCGCGGTGCGAGCCGGCAACCGGGAATACGCCCGCATGGGCGCGCAATCCATCGATGAACTGCCTTTGGCCGAGCGCGATGTTTCCACCTTGATCGTAGGCTTGCCAAATTTTGCCCGCTCCTTGGTGAAGCAGGAGATCCGCGAATTCAAGGAACGCCTGATCCGCCTGGCGCAGGATCATCCCGATTCCGACGACGTGTTCGCGGTCAACGTCCAGTTCTTCCCACTCTCACAACCTGGGGAGGGATCGTGA
- a CDS encoding mannan endo-1,4-beta-mannosidase A and B, whose translation MGKKACSAIRGAIGAMLLASAVAMAATPVSPNASPEAKALLNYLYEQYGKKTLSGQMFAPWAKTDETELMKQVAGKYPAIRGQDLISESANKNEIQQAIAWWKAGGIPTVMWHWGAPTLGEGYENSKGTIDVAKCFQEGSAENKAMWADLKRIADHLTVLRDAKVPVLWRPMHENDGGWFWYGKGGGTNFVKLWRTMFDYFTKERKLDNLIWVMCHSGTPKADWNPGAAYVDIAGGDTYASTDDPQAGIFKTVDNIYGRTMPKTLHECGILPDPDKAFSQGATWSWWMLWHTSYAENHNRDALKRIYAHEKVITRDELPNWPALVQLSSIQEGRRAVAGSSESLSFAYRADGLSLSCGSGGCGSLSLISIDGRSSRIALSPEGFLSLKGHRPGVHLLREVRAGGVREAMILVGR comes from the coding sequence ATGGGCAAGAAGGCATGCAGTGCAATTCGAGGCGCGATCGGGGCGATGCTCCTGGCTTCCGCCGTCGCGATGGCAGCGACTCCGGTCTCGCCCAACGCGTCCCCCGAAGCGAAGGCGCTCCTCAACTACCTGTACGAGCAGTACGGCAAGAAGACCCTGTCGGGCCAGATGTTCGCGCCATGGGCCAAGACCGACGAAACCGAACTGATGAAGCAGGTCGCGGGGAAGTATCCCGCCATCCGCGGCCAGGATCTGATCTCGGAGTCGGCCAACAAGAATGAAATCCAGCAGGCGATCGCATGGTGGAAGGCCGGCGGCATCCCCACCGTCATGTGGCACTGGGGCGCACCGACTCTTGGCGAGGGATACGAGAACAGCAAGGGCACCATCGATGTGGCCAAGTGCTTCCAGGAAGGAAGCGCCGAGAACAAGGCGATGTGGGCCGACCTCAAGCGCATCGCGGACCATCTGACGGTCCTGCGCGATGCGAAGGTTCCCGTGCTCTGGCGACCCATGCACGAGAACGATGGCGGCTGGTTCTGGTACGGAAAGGGTGGAGGTACGAACTTCGTCAAGCTCTGGCGGACCATGTTCGACTACTTCACGAAGGAACGCAAGCTCGACAACCTGATCTGGGTGATGTGCCATTCGGGAACGCCCAAGGCGGATTGGAACCCCGGAGCCGCGTATGTGGACATCGCCGGAGGCGATACCTACGCGAGCACGGACGATCCGCAGGCCGGCATCTTCAAGACGGTGGACAACATCTACGGCAGGACGATGCCCAAGACCTTGCATGAATGCGGAATCCTTCCGGATCCGGACAAGGCGTTCAGCCAAGGCGCGACCTGGTCCTGGTGGATGCTCTGGCACACGAGCTATGCCGAGAACCACAACCGCGACGCTCTCAAGCGGATCTATGCGCATGAAAAGGTGATTACCCGCGATGAACTCCCCAATTGGCCGGCGTTGGTGCAATTGTCATCGATCCAGGAAGGTCGCCGAGCGGTTGCTGGAAGCTCGGAATCATTGAGCTTCGCCTACCGGGCTGACGGCCTTTCCTTGTCTTGTGGATCGGGTGGCTGCGGCTCGTTGTCGCTGATCTCGATCGACGGGAGATCGAGCAGGATCGCCTTGTCGCCGGAGGGATTCCTTTCGCTCAAGGGGCATCGCCCTGGCGTCCATCTGCTGAGAGAAGTCCGTGCCGGTGGAGTCCGCGAGGCGATGATCCTGGTTGGGAGATAG